Proteins from a single region of Stigmatella erecta:
- a CDS encoding PTS fructose-like transporter subunit IIB — protein MNVIIVTACPSGVATVFLAARALERAARKRGWMPSVEMHGQLEPPRPLGPEQVSAADLVIAATGTEVDLSRFVGKRVYLAPIAQALPDPDGFLSRAESEAKPLAALPPTRAPALPSAPVAPAAAREKKIVAVTACPTGVAHTFMAAEALTQAARGLGHPIRVETQGSVGAQNKLTPEEIQEAEVVILACDIEVDQSRFAGKRVWRTSTGAALKKSNQTIQEALDKAQPLGGEAHRPTAQPGGGGKASASGKRGPYRHLLTGVSFMLPMVVAGGLLIALSFVFGIDAFKQEGTLAAALMRIGGGAAFKLMVPLLAGYIAYSIADRPGIAPGMIGGYLASDLGAGFLGGIVAGFLAGYTAQAMSRYLKLPRSVEALKPILLIPLGAGLVTGLVMIYVIGTPVAAVMSAMTTFLTHMGSGNAVLLGLLLGAMMCFDLGGPVNKAAYTFGVGLLSAGGPGAYGPMAAIMASGMVPPLGIGLSSLLARSKFSESEREAGRASLALGLCFISEGAIPFMAKDPLRVIPICMIGGAITGALSMFFSVQLMAPHGGLFVLLIPNAVNHVLLYLVAILVGSLVVCAGYALLKPGKTEMPGTESSGSGAA, from the coding sequence ATGAACGTCATCATCGTCACGGCCTGCCCCAGCGGCGTGGCCACGGTCTTCCTCGCCGCCCGGGCGCTGGAGCGCGCCGCCCGGAAGCGCGGATGGATGCCCTCGGTAGAGATGCACGGCCAGCTGGAGCCGCCCCGGCCCCTCGGCCCGGAGCAGGTGTCCGCCGCGGACCTGGTCATCGCGGCGACGGGCACGGAGGTGGACCTCTCGCGGTTCGTGGGCAAGCGCGTCTACCTGGCGCCCATCGCCCAGGCGCTCCCGGATCCCGACGGCTTCCTGAGCCGCGCCGAGAGCGAAGCCAAGCCCCTGGCCGCACTCCCCCCAACGCGCGCCCCGGCCCTCCCCAGTGCCCCGGTGGCCCCGGCCGCTGCCCGGGAGAAGAAGATCGTGGCCGTGACGGCCTGTCCGACCGGCGTGGCCCACACCTTCATGGCGGCCGAGGCCCTCACCCAGGCCGCCCGGGGGCTGGGCCACCCCATCCGGGTGGAGACGCAAGGGTCGGTGGGCGCGCAGAACAAGCTGACCCCGGAGGAGATTCAAGAGGCGGAGGTCGTCATCCTCGCCTGTGACATCGAGGTTGATCAGTCCCGGTTCGCCGGGAAGCGCGTCTGGCGGACCTCCACCGGCGCCGCGCTGAAGAAATCGAATCAGACGATCCAGGAGGCCTTGGACAAGGCCCAGCCCCTGGGGGGCGAGGCCCACCGTCCCACGGCGCAGCCCGGCGGCGGGGGCAAGGCCAGCGCCAGCGGCAAGCGCGGCCCGTACCGGCACCTGCTCACCGGCGTGTCGTTCATGCTGCCCATGGTCGTCGCGGGCGGCCTGCTGATCGCCCTGTCCTTCGTGTTCGGCATCGACGCCTTCAAGCAGGAGGGTACGCTCGCCGCGGCGCTCATGCGCATCGGCGGCGGGGCGGCCTTCAAGCTGATGGTGCCCTTGCTCGCCGGCTACATCGCGTACTCGATCGCCGACCGGCCCGGCATCGCGCCCGGGATGATCGGCGGCTATCTGGCCAGCGATCTGGGCGCGGGCTTCCTGGGCGGAATCGTCGCGGGCTTTCTCGCCGGCTACACGGCCCAGGCCATGAGCCGGTACCTGAAGCTCCCCCGCAGCGTGGAGGCCCTCAAGCCCATCCTGCTCATTCCCCTGGGCGCGGGGCTCGTCACGGGCCTGGTGATGATCTACGTCATCGGCACGCCCGTGGCCGCCGTCATGTCGGCGATGACCACGTTCCTGACGCACATGGGCTCCGGCAACGCCGTGCTGCTGGGGCTGTTGCTGGGCGCGATGATGTGCTTCGACCTGGGCGGGCCCGTCAACAAGGCGGCCTACACCTTCGGGGTGGGCCTGCTCTCGGCGGGAGGCCCCGGCGCCTACGGCCCCATGGCGGCGATCATGGCCTCGGGCATGGTGCCCCCGCTCGGCATCGGGCTGTCGAGCCTCCTGGCCCGCTCCAAGTTCTCCGAGTCCGAGCGCGAGGCGGGACGGGCCTCGCTGGCCCTGGGCCTGTGCTTCATCTCCGAGGGGGCGATTCCCTTCATGGCGAAGGATCCCCTGCGCGTCATTCCCATCTGCATGATTGGCGGGGCCATCACCGGGGCGCTGTCGATGTTCTTCAGCGTGCAGCTCATGGC
- the pfkB gene encoding 1-phosphofructokinase: MARVLTLTLNPALDLAIRLGVLQPGEVNRAESTRLDAGGKGINVARVLTGLGHDVSVSGLLGTDNEAPFVKAFTELGMRDAFIRVPGETRINAKISEAGGRVTDLNGPGLRIPEHALEALKARLGTLASGHEAVVVAGSLPPNVSPAQLAGLITAIRELGLPVWLDTSGPALTSGLAARPTGIKPNETELEGWAGRRLETAEARLQAALRLNAEGIEDVLVSAGAGSVLWAQRGTALEAVPPRVTVLSTVGAGDTLLAGALHGLLSGWPRERTLRFATALAAECVRHVGVGDPKAMDFEALQRQTVVRNPSTGETLG; this comes from the coding sequence ATGGCGCGCGTTCTGACGCTGACCTTGAATCCCGCCCTGGACCTCGCGATCCGCCTGGGTGTGCTCCAGCCTGGCGAGGTCAACCGCGCCGAGAGCACCCGGCTCGACGCGGGGGGCAAGGGCATCAACGTGGCGCGAGTCCTCACCGGCCTGGGACATGACGTCTCCGTCTCGGGCCTGCTCGGCACGGACAACGAAGCGCCCTTCGTGAAGGCCTTCACCGAACTCGGCATGCGGGATGCCTTCATCCGGGTGCCGGGAGAGACCCGCATCAACGCGAAGATCTCCGAGGCCGGGGGGCGCGTCACGGACCTGAATGGGCCCGGCCTGCGCATTCCCGAGCACGCGCTGGAAGCCCTGAAGGCGCGGCTGGGCACGCTCGCCTCCGGACACGAGGCGGTGGTGGTCGCCGGCAGCCTGCCGCCCAACGTCTCCCCGGCTCAGCTCGCCGGCCTCATCACGGCGATCCGGGAGCTCGGCCTTCCCGTCTGGCTCGACACCAGCGGCCCCGCGCTGACCTCGGGCCTGGCCGCGCGGCCCACCGGCATCAAACCCAATGAGACCGAGCTGGAAGGATGGGCCGGCCGCCGCCTGGAGACCGCCGAAGCCCGGCTTCAGGCGGCCCTGCGGCTCAATGCCGAGGGCATCGAGGACGTGCTGGTCTCCGCGGGGGCCGGCAGCGTGCTCTGGGCCCAGCGGGGCACGGCCCTGGAGGCCGTCCCGCCCCGCGTCACCGTGCTCAGCACCGTCGGCGCGGGCGATACGCTGCTCGCGGGAGCCCTGCACGGCCTCCTGTCCGGCTGGCCCCGGGAGCGCACCTTGCGCTTCGCGACGGCGCTGGCCGCCGAATGCGTCCGCCACGTGGGCGTGGGCGACCCCAAGGCCATGGATTTCGAAGCCCTTCAGCGCCAAACCGTTGTCCGCAATCCAAGCACCGGGGAGACACTCGGATGA